A genomic window from Parcubacteria group bacterium CG10_big_fil_rev_8_21_14_0_10_36_14 includes:
- a CDS encoding restriction endonuclease subunit S, which yields MKTNQLQKNIPKEWQLTKLADIGVFSKGAGIAKEELSENGHNAIRYGELYTRYNVKINKIYSFISDKIIPLTKKIKYGDILFAGSGETIDEIGKSATYLLKEDCYAGGDVIIFSPKNANSLFLSYFLNFGEGRKKLRELGQGQSIVHIYKSDMEEIKLH from the coding sequence ATGAAAACTAACCAATTACAAAAAAATATTCCAAAAGAATGGCAATTAACAAAACTTGCTGATATTGGAGTTTTTTCAAAAGGAGCTGGTATTGCAAAAGAAGAACTTTCAGAAAATGGGCATAATGCTATTCGCTATGGTGAACTTTACACAAGGTATAATGTTAAAATTAATAAGATTTATTCTTTTATATCAGACAAAATAATTCCACTTACTAAAAAAATTAAATACGGGGATATTTTATTTGCAGGTTCAGGAGAAACAATTGATGAAATCGGGAAATCTGCAACATATTTATTAAAAGAAGATTGCTACGCAGGTGGAGATGTCATTATTTTTAGTCCTAAAAATGCCAATAGTTTATTTTTATCCTATTTTTTAAATTTTGGTGAAGGAAGAAAAAAACTTAGAGAACTTGGGCAAGGACAATCAATAGTTCATATTTATAAGAGCGATATGGAGGAAATAAAATTACATC